A genomic region of Cannabis sativa cultivar Pink pepper isolate KNU-18-1 chromosome 1, ASM2916894v1, whole genome shotgun sequence contains the following coding sequences:
- the LOC133034956 gene encoding uncharacterized protein LOC133034956, whose protein sequence is MAKSSKVPRLLLPVSEHYTGRVTWRGGSYYYPKVKAKFVQMQLLERVKEESPFNNFFEREPLAFSGALIHQLFMHKIKSDKDDEVHFYIAKKRCRFGRTEFALVTGLNLLRGPTEAEVSERATSDRLIVEYFNGDPSIDDWSSRGVFRELQPRRMIVTKKNSVPPFIIRMVEDLPFFYNYPWGKISFNLLKDTWSKDFVQKKKHMDEKIVKGTTQKESKYSAYGYAVALQYWAYESILELAEKFAIRRSHRFPRMVNWESKDAPLGKEEVIRLFAKKLTVYSVLCPRSNEAEFLSHVTGGEAPLFVDMEELVIGDDGRLTRDSLRPSFKACTHARTASGGRPESSEMIHHHILHHRGPVRSTVCLNARFCIYGAVSIYSQHLTASGANIFSPYWQDWSRVEKERLALKQGRSIF, encoded by the exons ATGGCCAAG tcttCCAAAGTTCCACGACTTTTACTGCCAGTGTCTGAACATTACACTGGTCGTGTTACTTGGCGGGGCGGTAGTTACTATTACCCCAAAGTAAAAGCCAAGTTTGTACAAATGCAGTTGTTGGAAAGGGTGAAGGAGGAATCCCCTTTCAACAATTTTTTTGAGAGAGAGCCATTAGCGTTTTCAGGTGCTCTTATCCATCAGCTCTTCATGCATAAGATAAAATCAGATAAAGATGATGAGGTGCATTTTTATATTGCAAAGAAGAGATGCCGATTCGGCCGAACTGAGTTTGCCTTGGTGACTGGGCTTAATTTGTTACGTGGACCGACTGAGGCTGAGGTTTCGGAGAGGGCGACGTCAGACCGTTTGATAGTAGAATATTTTAATGGGGATCCATCTATCGACGATTGGTCGTCGCGCGGCGTCTTTCGAGAGTTGCAACCGAGAAGGATGATTGTTACAA AGAAGAACTCGGTTCCCCCATTTATCATTAGAATGGTTGAGGACCTCCCTTTTTTCTACAATTACCCGTGGGGGAAAATTTCTTTCAACTTGTTGAAAGATACTTGGAGTAAGGACTTCGTACAAAAGAAAAAGCATATGGATGAGAAGATTGTGAAGGGAACGACTCAGAAGGAGTCAAAGTATTCGGCCTATGGATATGCTGTAGCATTGCAGTATTGGGCTTATGAGTCCATCCTCGAGCTTGCTGAGAAATTTGCAATCAGAAGATCGCATCGCTTTCCCCGAATGGTGAACTGGGAGAGTAAGGATGCCCCACTCGGGAAAGAGGAAGTCATCAGATTATTTGCAAAAAAA TTGACAGTGTACTCCGTTTTATGTCCGCGGAGTAATGAGGCCGAGTTTTTGAGCCACGTCACTGGAGGTGAGGCGCCTCTATTTGTGGATATGGAAGAATTGGTTATTGGCGATGATGGCCGGCTTACTCGGGATAGTTTGCGCCCAAGCTTCAAAGCTTGCACTCACGCTAGAACGGCGAGCGGAGGAAGGCCGGAATCTTCGGAGATGATACACCACCACATTCTCCACCATCGGGGGCCCGTTCGTTCCACCGTCTGCCTCAATGCCCGATTCTGCATCTATGGCGCAGTCAGCATCTATTCCCAGCACCTCACAGCCTCAGGTGCCAATATCTTCTCGCCATATTGGCAAGATTGGAGCCGTGTTGAAAAGGAACGGCTTGCTTTGAAGCAAGGCCGGTCGATATTTTGA